ttcccttCTCTTTCGAGGCGTCCGCTCTTTAGTTGCTCGAAACGAACTGTACAGTGCTCAAAGGGGGAAGGCGTTGCGGTGAGACGGCAATGACGCCAAccgccgatgctgccgcttcaCACGTagcagcgcgcagcagcaaccctTGTCACAGTGAATAAGAGCAGCAAGCAAGTCGCACTTCGATTTTGCATGCGCCGGCGTTTGTGCTGCTGGCTCTTCTCGCGGAATGGGAGGGCGAGCACTTCGCCTTGTCAAGCTTCGttattatatatatatatatatatttgcaTTTCCTCTCGCGTTGTGGCTGGGCGCATGCGTGTATGCCAATGACAGGGCCATGGAAGGGGTTGAGGAGACGGTGATACCATAGGGATCGGTAGATAGTTGCGCGGCGAGGCAGGCGGTGGAGCACCAAACTCAAGAAATCAcaggcagcaccgccggtCTCCTCTTCTGCTCCTCTCGTTGTGAACTGTGCAATGCAGTTAGcgtccctcccctccccgtgcCACTGCGATGGACCGCTACTTGACGCGTCGCATCAAGCGAACCTGGTGTCTTTCACGCGCCTTTTCCGCGCACACCTCTCTCCTGTGCGCCCCGCTCCTGCCTACACATGCGGCATGCATTTTCATTTGCTGTTCcccctgcctcctcctcctcttacTTTCTGCAACGTGGCGGGCAATGCCACACATCCGCTCGCGCTCCGACACGTCCAACGCctgcccacacacacgctctctTTTCCCGCATTGACTACTCGAAATCCTGTCGAATCCTTTTCATCGGTGTCTCCAGTTGGATCGTCGTTTACGAATATCCCGCCTCACCCACCAGACGCGAAAATGGGTCCGCTCTCTAAGAAGCGCATGATCATTCGCGATGGCGTCTTCTACGCCGAGCTGTTTGAGTTTCTCAAGCGCGAGCTGGCCGAAGAGGGCTTCTCCGGTGTCTCTTACCATGTCACGACGCTCCGCACGGAGATCGTGATCAAGGCGACGAAGACCCGTGAGGTGCTCGGCGTGAACGGCCGCCGCATCCGCGAGCTGACAGCCTGCATTCAGCAGCGCTTCAACTACAAGGAGGGCAAGCTCCAGCTGTACGTTGAGCGCGTTGAGGTGCGCGGCCTGTCTGCGATGGCGCAGGTGGAGTCCCTTCGCTTCAAGCTCCTGAGCAACctgcaggtgcgccgcgccgccatggGCATCATCCGCTACGTCATGGAGTCTGGTGCCAAGGGCTGCGAGGTCACCGTCGGTGGAAAGATCAAGGGCCAGCGTGCGAAGAGCATGACCTTCCGCGACGGCTACATGATCAAGTCCGGTACGGCTCACAAGTCGTTCGTCGACTCCgcctgccgccactgctACATGCGCGCCGGCTGCATCGGTGTCAAGGTCAAGATCATGCTGCCCGGTGACTCGACTGGCCGCAACGGCCCGtcggagccgctgccggacgTCATCACCGTCATTGAGCCGAAGCAGATCACCGCGTCCGAGTAACGAGCGAGTTGCCTCTGCGCTGGTGAACGTGCCTGCGCACTTACGTATCAGCCGTGCTTTCTGGGAAGACCTTCTGCGACGCGGGGCGTTGCGCCGGTACAGATGCATCTTTTGCATGGTGCGTGCTCACCAcagtttgtgtgtgtgtgtgtgtttgcgcgcACCTCCCATCCAACAATGGCGCGAACGGCTTTCTGTGCATGCGCCCTTTCATTTTaactttctttttttcgcccTTGTTTTTGTGATTTTCGATGAGCTCAAACACAAAATGAACATCCACATGCACTCGTAGGCGCACTTgctttgcgtgtgcgtgtgtgcgttgcggtgctgccgtcaGCCCTACGCCCCGGtgcctccgtctctctcccatCGCATCAATGTCGCGTGGTGAACCATGGAGGGTATGCGTCAAGAGGTGGCACTCTTGTTATGGGGCGAGGGGACTGTGCGcttcttcgtctctctcccttccttttcGCGGACGCAGAAGAGAAGGTTATGGCGGAGGGGACGAGCAGCCGCGCCGGGTTGGTGTGTTGCCGCCAAGCTGGCTCACACTCTCGGGCGCGCGCTACGAATCGGGTTtgcacatgtgtgtgtgtgtgcgcgcgtctgcgtggaTTCGGCGGCGACACTCGAACGCGAATATTTTTTATTTTTATATTGTGTGCAAGCAACCCGTCCATGCGGCTATATGTGGAAAATGCAGTGCGTCACTGTGCTCTCTCCTGCTTGAtgccttcgccttctctctgcaCTCTCCTCTTGCCTCCACTCTCATGCCACAAATGCCCCCAtccaacacacgcacacgcacacacacgtatcCAACACGCTGCTCGCACGGCAGTATCGTctgcaacaacaacgaaaaagggCGAGAAGGTCAGACTCCATCGTTTAGAAAAGCCTGTTGGCCATTGGTTGGAAGAGGTGTAACTTTCCGCGTGATGAACGGTCAGGACTCCGCTCCGCTCTTGAAGAAGGCAGCGCTTCGCAGTGATGATTCTGCGCGATCGCCTTCGGAGGCTGGTTCGCTGACTTCATCGCGGCGTCTGTCGTCACGTCTTGGGACACAGACACCCTCTTCTatcactgccgccgcgctcgcgctcaCAAGTAACCAGCGTCTCTTCAGCGAGGCCACTCTGCGCAGCATTGCCTTACTCTTGCGCcacacggcagcgcagatcgaggcggccgcgttGCAGGATGCAATGGAAGATCCCGTGGCGAGTGAGTACATCATGACGAGTGGGGGCCGTGCAGAGGAGCACAACGTCAGCACGGCCAGCGTGAGCGTTCCGGTTGCGTCTTTCGTTGCTGGCGATGCAGATCGATCTGCACTAAGCTCGAGGTCGTCGTCGGGGAGCGGTGCTGATTGGGTGTCGGGAATGTCGGCACCCTCATCAGCGCATGGCGCGGCAACGCGCAGCACCGTTTCACCGTCGTCGCACTCCCAAAGAGGCTCTAAGATTATGGCACAGGTGCCCTCCACGCTGGCAttgccgtcgtcggcacCAGCGGACGGATCTCGGCACAGTCGCTGCTCACCACCCCCGTTGGAACTGCGCCGTCGGCCTCGCGCGAGCTTTAGCGGGACTTTCGTCGACCAAGCAATTCGCGCcgcgggcgccgctgccagcagcCCGTCATACTCGTATAGCTTCCCAGAGAAATGGTTCGGCCCCCCAGCCGACGCGCTTGCGCTAaatgctgcgcagcgctcgGCGGCGGACACCCTCCTCAACTCCAGTACGAAGCGAGCATCGATGACGGCTTCGAAGGGGTTTCGTCCCCGCTGGCAGCCGCGGAAGTCCTCCTCGAAGTTCACTTTTGCCAGGGACGCTTCTTTAGTTGCCGCCTCGCGGTCGCAGTCGCTGAACACCGCCGTGTTCTTGCCGGACCCGTCGCCCGCGAGAAGCCCGGCCACGGTGACGCACCGCAACTCCTCCAGCCATGCCGACTGGAACAAGGTTTTAGCAGTTGCCACCTCGCAGCCACCATTGTTTTTCGACAATCTGCTGTTCGACCCGGCGACGAACCGCTACCTTTTCGGAGGTCACGCGTTCCGTGAGGAGGTTCGAGTTTTACAGGCACCTGCGGCCGATGCATCTGTGCTGGCGGCGTCTCGCGCAGATGACGCGGGGAGCGGAGACAGCGTCACCAAGCACCCGCGCGGCTCGCCGTCACCGTGGTTACTGCTTGTGAGAGAGTACATCCCCGTATCAGCCGAGTGCAGCATCGTCGGCGATGAGCAACAACCCCTCAGCGCGAGTGGTGGCAGCGTCGACGCAGTTGTGGTCCAGTGCTTCTCCCTCCTGCCACCGCAGCTAGCACATCTACGGCCCAATCCATACCAGCTTCTCCCCGAGAGCACCATCACAATGTGCCTACTCGTTGCGCTACCGGGCTGCGTGACACTTGCGACACCGCTGGACGTCTTTTTGCATGATATGCGGCACAGCCTCCTCATGGTGGCGGGATCTTCGCTGGGGCACCTCTTGGGCAGCTTACAGGAGACGACGAAGGAGGTCCGAAGAGGTCCCGGGAGTGGAACACAGTTGTCCGTGGCGACTGTGAGCCCCTCCGCATCTACTGCCCGCGTAAGCTTCCTGCGCCCTAGCACCTCGCTGAAAGCAACCTCCGGTAAGGGGGTCTCCGTCGCCTCATCCTCTagcgctgcgacgccggTCTCGCTGGGCACAGCGGAGCGGGATCGAGATGCCACACGGATTGCCATAGTGGAGGAGCGGCTTGCCCAAATAGTGATGCCGGACATACTCGACGAGGCGATGCACGCGATCTACGGAACCCTTGTGGTGTACTGCATTCAATATGAACAGCGGCGTCGCATGCTCGTCGCCGTGGGTGCCGTCCACGTGCTGCAACGCTTCTTtcgtcgctgcctcgccgTGATGGAGCGGGCGGTACGGCGGATGGTGCGCTTGTGGCGCCAGCTGGAGGTAGATGCGCGACTGAAGCTGCAGCAATACCGACCGCTGCCAacggcgctggagaggcTTGACGCGGTGGCGAACAGCATTCTGCAGGACCACATGCTCACCTCGGTGAGCTACAAGCGTTCGTTCATCGCCGCCCAGTGGGCCGTGCGGCGTCGCTCCTTTGCTCAGTGGAGACAGACTGAGGAGTGGGACAGCGTGTTTGCGTCTCACGTGCGGCGCAAGGAGGGCAACTCaaacggcaccgccgccgataGCGCTTCGGAGAAGAGGCCACGCAGCGCCCGACTGAGCGCCGGAGAGGAGCTGCGCTTGGAGTCCGAGTTTAACAAGCGCCGAGGCTGGTCGAGCAAGGTGATGACGAAGTGCGCGGAGCCTTCTTCGCCCTCAACTACTGCCGAGTCGTATGCTGAGCGCGAGCAAGCCGCAATTCGTCGCTTTCTCAGCTGGTACATAGACCCACAGGAGCTCCTCTACCTCAGCCATCAACGTTTGCTGGAAACGCTGAAAGGCTCCGTCTTTCAGATGGCGGATGTGCAGCTGGAGCTGAGACGCGCTGCTAACAGGCTGACGAAGGAGGATTGCACGACACCGCTCGCTGCTTCCATGTCGTGCAACAGCGTTCATCAGCGCAGGTGATCGCCACCTCTATGCCATCTCTCTGGGTCAGACGAGCGgctgcctcctctgccttttgTTTCTTGTTATTCAGcaactcctcctccctccccgacGACGGGGTGAGGGCgcacctcagtgcgtggcatctccGGGCCCAgcgcgcaccccctcccctcccctcgcacTCTCTCTGTGGACCCCCACGATGTAAAGTACTGCCATGCTTGTGCTGGATCGTCTTTCCTTCTCGTtgtgcttttcttttgtgcgcgcatgctctgtgcatgtgtgctctccctcttttcggTGTGTTTTGTGTCCTGCTCAAGTGCGCTCGCCGCACTCATACGCGAAGGAACATTCCGGATGATGGCGTATgcccaccacgaccaccaccaccaccaccccctcacttccacacacacgcgaagctgcagcgtcggcgagcTACGAGTGGCTCCAACATCATCGTGAGTGTTTGGAGTCGCCATGTCAGCTCCTGCACGCATAAAAAGCGCACCAAATGACTTTCCCGAGCCCCTGCTCACCCTTCACCTTgccagcgtcagcgcggcGCATTCGGGGATGTCGTGGACGCGTGGAAAGGGACACCAGCGCGGGCAGTTGCCACCAACGCGAGGAAGATTTTCCGCTCTCCCGGTCACCTGCCGTCTCTCCATCTGTACTTCTCTATCTGCCCCACGAGCCACCACCCCATGCACCTGCACACATAAAACAAAGCACTTCTAGGACTGAGGTCCCCCTCCCACGAGCGCGTGGGCCAGTGTGCAATCCGCGCAGATCAATTAACCTCACCCCTGGTGGTGAGCTCCTGTGTTGCCTCCActctcatttttttttctcttgtggTGGCGAGCACACGAGGGCATGCAAGATGCCGTCCTCTTCGCCTTTCTCTGCTTCATTTTTCGATAGCCTGTCGTACtcgcgacgaggcgccggAAAGAACAGGGGCACACGCTCTCTTGCGCGCCGCTCCCAGGAGCTTGGAGCACAGCTGTGCGGCCGGCTGTCCCAGGTCGCGCTAGAGGTGAGCCCTGCAGCACTCACTTGCATTGcaaccgctgctgctgacgtcgGTGCGGGTACGCATGCTAACGGTCCGCCTTTGGTGCCTTCATTGTCTTCTGCCGCCTTCGCGCCGCTTTCCTTCATGGCGGATGTGCACCGTGACCTATCCGCTCACTACGGCTCTCACGCAGTCCGGCGCGGCCTCGCTAAGCCACTCGGCCCGTGCGTGCATCCGGTCCTTCGCAAAGGCAATCTTGCCACTCAGCGCGCAGGAGTCCATAGCCCCTGGTACATGCGGGTGTGGCTACTGCGATTGGTGCGTCGATGCTGGTGCCCTCGCTGCGGTGTGtggctcagcagcggcagcgcgcccaAGCTGTCCAAGCTCAAAACAAGCCGAACTACACTCGCCACAGTCAAGGAGTGCCGTGTGCGACGTCAGCTGCGCCCCTCACGTCTCTCCATCATACGCAGACGATTCATGCTGTGCTGCCTTCGCTGTCTCGACACAGCCCAACGCGCGGCGAAGAGAAACGCAACGCTCTCTCGGATCGCCACGggtgggcagcagcagaacgaCATCGCGGTCAGAAGCACCGTTGAGAACGCTTCACTGTTTACACAGCACGCCGCACGGGAGGCGTGCGCTGCATGGGTTGAACAAACTTCAGCGGCTGTATTGGCCGAGGCCCGAGTGCCCCGGCGAaaccgtcgctgccgcaggcgcAGTAAACGACTCCGTCGCGGCAGGATGGAAGAGACTAGGGCAGAGGCGAACGTGATTGTGCGCGCTGGCTCtggcgccactgcagcggtgcatcAGCAGAGCAGCTTGGCATCTCAAGTCACCCAACGGCTGGCTCTCTCGCTGACACGCAGCACGACGCCATTGCCTGGCGTTGCGGGCGCTGGAAAGGCGACCAAGGCGTCAACAGTGAAGGTGCCAACGACTGTTAGCTTAGCCCACAAGAGTTTGCAGGGCTTGGTGCCAAGTGGCCCACTGAAGAAAAGCGTGCTGCGAGTCTATGCCAAGGGGGCACCTCCACCAAGCTCAACGAACTTTCGGGTTACCGCCCCTGTCGCTTGCAGCCCCAGTGCGGCAGTCACAAAGCATGCAGAGGTGGCTTCATCGACCTTGCGAATACGGCCACCGTTGCCATCCCAGTCTATCATCGACGATGCACATGTGCGGATCGCCGATCAGCAATTGGAGGCGGGGCAAGCGAAAAACACAAAGATGATTCGCAAAGCCACGAGCAGCGGGGGTAAGGAGCCCACAACAACGGCCTCTGTCGCAGGCCTGTCGCCATCACCAACCGACTCGCTGCCgtcttcagctcctcctgctccactAGTGCCCTCAGCACCTGCGAAGGCAATCGCGTCCACGTCGCGCGCAATGGATGCTGCAAAGAAGACTGCCCGACCACCTGCCAAGGCTGCAACCCTGACGAAGAAGCCGACCGCAGCAAAGAAGAAATTCATGGACACCATGAGCCAGCTCGGATTCTGATGAGGTGCGGAGTTTGTGCGAGCGCTAGAAGCACAGAAAACGCCTTCGCACGGATCGGTAGGGcaacagccgcggcagcactctctctgtgcgtctcGACGCTGCTTCAGCTTTACACGCCACCACTACAGCCGCTATTCTCatgctgctgcctcctctgTTGATCTTACAGTTTTGCTCTCAGGAACCGTTCATAGCGCACGTGACCTTTTTGCTTCTGTCTCTGCGATTTCACCGACGACGGAGTGTGGGCGgcacctcagtgcgtggcatctccGGGCCCAGCGcaccttccccccccccactctctctcggtCGGAGGAAGCCATGCACTATCCCCtcccctatcccctgccaaatgccgagccacctctggcgcTGGCAgggcggtgcatcgctgctgacaGCGGACCGCCAGGCCCtgggcggcgtggcgtcCGGGTGATCTGCAGCCGCgaacgcgcgtgtgcactcTCCACATGATGGGTAGAGTGtccgcgtgactcgaacgcatCCCACccatccccctctccccgcccccggccctcgcacggcccactggtgtggggaggccTGAGCCGCCccgaggagaggggggtgggggtaggCTGCACCAGGGGGTGGCAGCCGGCACAgcgggggagcggctgtgaggcgacctgcgaggcggtggGTGAGCGGGTAGAGCTggagggcgggggccgtGCCCCATAtgaccgagtcggcgcatctggtgcgatgcgtgcgtgtctgtggcatgcgctgcaccacgctGGGGGGGatggcctgtggcagggtAGGGATGGGGCTGGCGTTGAGCTCCTGCTGTGCCGCAGAGCAACGGACACACGTTGAAGAACTACTCTCCGCTGTCTCTATGTTTGTCCATTGCGTTGCAGAACTCAGAGCACAGCAGTAATCACGCCTCTCCAAACGTGTTGCAAAAATTCTCGCCGATGGTTCATGGCGTTTCGCGAGAGACAACAGAAGGGACTCAAAACAGGGCCTCCGGATATGTCATGTAAGCAAGCGAGAGCGTTGAGGCTTCGCTGCCTTGTACTGCAGGCGCCTCCCCTCTCGCTTCTTCTATCTCCGCCGATGCGCATCTTGCGGTTTTTCGCGCTCTAGTCTGCTCGCCGCCCGTCGACTGCGCGCGTGGGCAccgtggaggagggcgtgctTTGGTATGCATGCTTGTGACTATGATTCACGTTGACTTGTGCACTCTTGCCTTCTCTGACGATCACCTCTGCCGTCTGCGCTGACGTGTGCCCGCACGCCTACTGCCGATAACTGACAGAGTGCCGCTGGCGTTTTCCCTTTGTCTTTGCTGTGTCGTTCTCCTCGCATCCCTTCGTGCGTCGTATCGGCTTTGCAGGATCTGGGGGTGATTGGTAGGCATCCGCCCATCAAACACGCCTGCCGGCCATACTcaccgccttctccctctcgttTTCACTCTGTCTCTCGCTTCGCCCACACATTCTCATTGCTgcacctcgccctccctcctcccgcgTAGATTTTGCGTGCGCCTCATCTTGTCTCCTCGCtgtctttccttttcgcCCTTTCGCGACACTATCCGTGAAGAAGAGCTGGCTGAAGCGGACGAAAATGCTTGTGGCTGTGTCCATGCACGCGTGCTCGGCGTGGCCGGTGAGCATTGACTTCGTTGCCTTCCGCTTTTTCTTGGCGGGGTACtcggtggaggaggcagtgGAGCAGCTCATGGCGCTGCAGAGTGAAACGCCAGCGGCGtccccgcggcggcggacgtcCTCTGCGTCGCCCTCTTCCACAGGGTCATCGGACGGAGGCAGAGCTTCGCACGCGGGATCGGCGTCGTCTTCTCGATCCGCCACCCGCTCCAaggcgcgccgtcgccatcgaAGGCAACAGCGGACACCTCAGCAACGCCAGGACTCGCTGCCCGTGATGCACAATGCACAACAGCAAACTGAGGACAGGCGCCTAGAGGTCGAAGATGAGAATCCGCAGGAGATTGCCGTGgccaccacggcggcagctctgCCCCGCAACACCTCAATAAGCAGCTCCGCGAGCGGCGCACCCGTcccagccaccaccgcagcgccaagCACCACAACCGCGGTAGATAACAGCAACACCAACGTATCTGCTTCATCATCTACGACGGTCGCCGTGCcggcgtcctcctcggcttTCCACGCCGCCCCGGGCGGCGCCAACACGCACCACCATCGTCATCGACATCACCACCAGCGTCTGGACAAGTCGCCCGGCGGTTCCGGATGCAAAAAGTCGTGCCACTCAGCGCCGCACTCGTCCCGGTCACGCACAGCCACGCAGTCGTCAAAGACGGCCGCGCGCACCTCGTttgcgctgccgtcgacgctGAATAACGAGTACAGCGATGCACTGCCGCTTTCTGCAGACCTCAGTAATTTCAGACGTTTCAGCGATGACGCTACCGTCGCTgacactgcagcagcggccgccagTGAtaccggcggcggcagtggagcGCGGGCAGGCGgggcgagcagcagccaccacctTCACCATGTCAATTTCGGTGATATGAAGGCCTCCCCAtccttgcagcagcgccgcgagaaGCATCGCAAGGACAGTGCAGAGCGGCACTGCTTCTTCTTGAGCGAGAGCTACATCAAGTTTCAGCGGCAGCTACAGGAGTTCGAGGCGATTGGCGGGGTCGgcgtcgtctcctcctccctgcaGAGTCGCTACCTGTTCGAAGAGGTGACGGAGCAGTATCAGGTGTTTCGCGAGCTGTCccgcgaggagcagctcgGCTCCCCGTACGCGTTTCTCTCGAACTATTATATCCCCATACCTGTGACAACgcgtctgcagctgctgcaaaTGTACTACGAGACGGACGCGGGCGTCTTTCGGTGGGCCTTCGGCGACAAGCTAAGCCGTTTCGACCTGCCAGCGGCACTGAGTGCAGCGCGCGAAGAGAACGTGAGTGGAACACTGTCGGCGGGCTTTGGGAGTGTGGCGGGActtggcagcggtggtggtagcagcagcggcgcagcggacgGCGGCGTTACCGCCGCGTCCTTCTGGACCAGCCGGTGGAAAGGCTCCCCTGGTAAGCTTGCAGCGATGgacgcggcgacggtgacgcggCTGAGTGAGCAGCACGTCGACGCCCTTCGCCGCCAGTGGGAGAATGTCAAACACGTCTGCGTCACCGTCGCAGCCCTCTATCGCGGCAAAGGCGGCATGTGCGTCCCGCTTGATATGCCGCTCCTGACGACCATCCAGCAGTGCTTCGGGCTACGCCATGAGCAGGCTCTCGATTATGCCACGGCTGCCTTCGGCTTCGAACACCGTCTCGAGACGCGCCTCTTCGAGCACTTGCACAACTTCAACGAGTACGGCGTAATTTGCTCCATCGTGGCGTCTTTGTGGTGCGACTGCTCCGGGTATTTCCTAAGCGGATCGTTCCGCGACGGGTGCCGCCGACTTGGCCGCCTGCTGGACGAGTATCGAATTCTGTCGGAGCTGCACTTGATCGTGTTTGGCGAAGCAATGCGTCCGCGGTGGCAGGTGCAGCTAGATGAGGTGCAGCGCGTCATCACGACATCTTCCCATGTCGATAAAAACGCAATGGCCtcagcaacggcggccgTCTCTGCCACAAGCCCAGTCACACCCAGCGtcagcggtggtggagggggcaTCGCAACACCAACGACAATGTCTGCTGGCATGTTGCCTAGCTTttcgagcggcgccgctggagtGGGCAGCAACCACTTTGGTAGCCCACTGTGCGGAAACGGACACCCGGGCGGCGCGACTGGTGGGGCCGCGGCTGACGCGGGCAACGCGAGCGCTTACACCTCACCAGTATTCCCGACTACAGGCGGGGCGTTCAGCGCGAACAACGTGCACTCGCCGCTCAGCGGCAACGGGCAGTACAGCCGCCCTTTTTTGATGGAGTTCCCATCCCTGATGAAGCACCTtttgcgcgtctgcgtggcTCTCAGTAGCAACGGTGGCGTCAACGATGGCCTCGACATCTTTTTCACTCGCATCTACTCTTACTTAGAGCTTCTCAGCTCACGAACTGCGCCAGCGATCGTGTCGCGCGTGATGAACGCCGCTGCATCAGGCGGGTCCACCATgaccggcgccgctgctgctgttgggACCGGGGGACTTGCCAGCCCCCTATCTGGCCAGCTTGGTGGGTCggtgggcggtggtggcgctgtgcccgGCATCGGCGCGTCCGTAGCGCCGTCTGGacgaccgccgctgccgccctaCGGTGAACGCGCACAGAGCGACGGAGATTTGAGCCGCACCACGGCTAACAGCGGAAGTGCGATGGCGCCAGCTgccgcctcgacgccgccgcctcaagGTTTATCCTCGTCGTTAGCCCCTTTGACGCGCGGTGGCACGAACCTCGGCAGACCGCTCCGGTCAGGCCTCACTCGTGTGTCGTCTTCTGGACTTCTTCCCCGCCAAGCCCccggcagaggaggcggcaaTGCGGTCGCGATGTCGCTGCTGACagtcgccagcgccaccaacCTTCGCACCGGTGTAGAAGGCAGCGGTTGCGTTGATGAAGGCATGTCCGCGAGCGCGCCGTTCTCCTACGCCGTATCTACTGTGGTAAACACCTCTTTGCTTCAGCCTGCCAGCGTTCTGCTGCCCTTGACGGCGGCCATCGCTGCCCATAACGGCCCCGCAAGCGGAGGCGTtgcctcgtcgccgctgcagtcTGCGCTGGGAAGTCGCGGTTGCGCGTCCGGAGACGAGCCCACCGACGGGGACGCGGACGCAGAAAGCGGACACGGTGAGGCTGCGGCTCGGCCCGCGGCGGGTGGGTCTTCGCCGAatagcggcggcgctctttCGTCGTTGACGGCACAGCCCCTGCCTGCGTCGACGTCGTCCTTGCCGTCCCAGGTAAGTGACATGGTTCTGAAAGTGATCGACAAGCGGTATCTGCGCGAGCTTTGCATGCTGCTCACAGCCCTTCCCTGTGCGTGGCACCAGCTGACAGTGCTGACGAGGGACGACCACATGGCGACAGACAAGTCTGTGAGCGATATGATGATGGCTCTGAAAGCAATCACGCAGGTGCTCATGGCATCGGACGACTTTCATTAGGCGCGCTCTCCAACTCCGTTatcatgcgtgtgtgtgtgtgtgtctgtgtctgcctgCGTGTCGATGACGGTGCTGCTTAGATCTCTGTCCGCCGCACGAGAGAGACGTATTATGGAGCTCCGATCGCACGCACAAGAAGGCGcaagagaggcacacgcatgcgcgcacatgcgTAGTGAGGCCCATGCCGAAAGCCTTCTCCCCCATCCTTCGAGACGAATACAACAGAAAAGCGAAATCGAGCCGAAGCACccggggaggaggtggggggcGCGTTGTgctttttcctcttcccttcttgAGTCCTTGGCATAGCACAGCCCTCTATAGTGCGGAATGGCGTGGTATTGTAATTCACAGCACCACAGCGTGGCGGTCTTGCGAGTGGGGTCGTTTGATTTCGCTCCCACTgctcgcctctcctctccgcatCGTTTTCCTTTCTGCCTTtgcgcgtcgctgcgcagAGCAACGAAAGGCCTCCTGCTGACTTGTGGGTGCGTGGTGCCTGCGCGCTCTTCTCCGTCCCCTGTTCCTCTGCCGCACAacttctccccctcccctccccacctcacATCACACCAGCACAGCCACATGCATAAGTAGTCGCACAAGCGCACATACTCGCACCGCTCTGTtgcctttttgttgttgttgcgctgccgcggcgcttccctcctcccacaTCGTACCATTGCAGATGAGGGCTGGTGCGTCTGGCCAACCACGAGGAGCGAGCCGTATGAAACCATTCTGCAGCAAAAGAAGGCGCTTGGGGACTGTGCGCGATGGCGCGGGCGCTAGTCGCTCACAGGATGCATCGCTGGGTCACTGGATCGACAGCGATGCCCTGCCCTCGAACCCGTCGCGGATCTCTTCGTCGGCCGCGACAGATAAGCACCCTTCATCGCCACCGAGCGCTttggcagcgacgacgataGTGGCTGCAACC
This genomic stretch from Leishmania infantum JPCM5 genome chromosome 33 harbors:
- a CDS encoding putative 40S ribosomal protein S3; the encoded protein is MGPLSKKRMIIRDGVFYAELFEFLKRELAEEGFSGVSYHVTTLRTEIVIKATKTREVLGVNGRRIRELTACIQQRFNYKEGKLQLYVERVEVRGLSAMAQVESLRFKLLSNLQVRRAAMGIIRYVMESGAKGCEVTVGGKIKGQRAKSMTFRDGYMIKSGTAHKSFVDSACRHCYMRAGCIGVKVKIMLPGDSTGRNGPSEPLPDVITVIEPKQITASE